A genomic region of Ensifer adhaerens contains the following coding sequences:
- the pstA gene encoding phosphate ABC transporter permease PstA encodes MTDIASPTVRISARPASAKRDIGIKRRYAAERRFRAYGIAAISTGLFFLALLLWTVISNGYTAFQQTTITLPIEFTEKVIDPNGERTTDSKVLMTANYPLLVRDALVKQLGIDATKRPLVKQATDMVSASSRTLLRDMVVADPSIIGKTVPVTLLAEANIDSANKGQIDLKVDESKRKVKDQQVTWMNELASAGILKKSFNTGIFTFGASSRPEAAGVGVAALGSFYMMLIVLVLSLPIGVAASIYLEEFAPKNRLTDLIEVNINNLAAVPSIVYGLLGLAVFINFAGMPRSAAVVGGFVLTLMTLPTIIIATRAALKAVPPSIRSAALGLGASKMQTIFHHVLPLAMPGILTGTIIGLAHALGETAPLLLIGMVAFVVDFPGSPMEPSTALPVQIYMWANEAERAFVERTSGAIIILLIFLVVMNLGAILLRRRFERRW; translated from the coding sequence ATGACCGACATCGCTTCCCCGACCGTCCGGATCTCCGCCCGTCCCGCATCCGCCAAGCGCGATATCGGCATCAAGCGACGCTATGCCGCCGAACGCCGGTTCCGCGCCTACGGTATCGCCGCAATCAGCACCGGTCTCTTTTTCCTGGCGCTGCTGCTGTGGACCGTCATTTCCAACGGCTACACCGCATTCCAGCAGACGACGATCACGCTGCCGATCGAGTTCACCGAAAAGGTCATCGACCCCAACGGCGAACGCACGACCGACAGCAAGGTCCTGATGACTGCCAACTATCCGCTGCTGGTGCGCGACGCGCTCGTCAAGCAACTCGGCATCGACGCGACCAAGCGCCCGCTCGTCAAGCAGGCGACCGACATGGTCTCTGCGAGCTCCCGCACGCTGCTGCGCGACATGGTCGTGGCTGATCCGTCCATCATCGGCAAGACCGTTCCGGTCACGCTGCTGGCAGAAGCCAATATCGACTCCGCCAACAAGGGTCAGATCGACCTCAAGGTCGACGAGAGCAAACGCAAGGTCAAGGACCAGCAGGTCACCTGGATGAACGAGCTTGCAAGCGCTGGCATCCTGAAGAAGAGCTTCAACACCGGCATCTTCACCTTCGGCGCCTCCAGCCGTCCTGAAGCGGCAGGCGTCGGCGTTGCTGCCCTCGGTTCGTTCTACATGATGCTGATCGTGCTCGTGCTGTCGCTGCCGATCGGCGTCGCCGCCTCGATCTATCTCGAAGAGTTCGCTCCGAAGAACCGGCTCACCGACCTGATCGAGGTCAACATCAACAACCTCGCGGCCGTTCCGTCGATCGTCTACGGTCTGCTGGGCCTCGCCGTCTTCATCAACTTTGCCGGCATGCCGCGCTCGGCGGCTGTCGTCGGCGGCTTCGTGCTGACGCTGATGACGCTTCCGACGATCATCATCGCCACCCGCGCGGCCTTGAAGGCGGTTCCCCCGTCGATCCGCTCGGCGGCACTCGGCCTTGGTGCCTCGAAGATGCAGACCATCTTCCACCACGTGCTGCCGCTGGCAATGCCGGGCATCCTGACCGGTACGATCATCGGTCTTGCCCACGCGCTTGGCGAAACCGCGCCGCTTCTTCTGATCGGCATGGTCGCCTTCGTCGTCGATTTTCCCGGTTCGCCGATGGAACCGTCGACGGCGCTGCCGGTGCAGATCTACATGTGGGCCAACGAGGCGGAACGCGCCTTCGTCGAGCGCACCTCCGGCGCGATCATCATCCTTCTCATCTTCCTCGTCGTCATGAACCTTGGCGCCATTCTGTTGCGACGTCGCTTTGAGCGCCGTTGGTAG
- a CDS encoding GcrA family cell cycle regulator: MNWTDERVEKLKKLWSEGLSASQIAAQLGGVSRNAVIGKVHRLSLPGRAKAGGSTTAAARPKRPTSAPRAPNYAARVATRTVARPSGATVLKEEIEVDLVAEQDFSISTDVVVPMSRRLELTQLTERTCKWPIGDPLKEEFHFCGNDSPESSPYCSFHARLAYQPSAERRRMR; encoded by the coding sequence ATGAACTGGACTGACGAGCGGGTGGAGAAACTGAAGAAGCTTTGGTCCGAGGGCCTGAGCGCTAGCCAGATCGCGGCACAGCTCGGCGGTGTCAGCCGCAACGCTGTCATCGGCAAGGTTCATCGCCTGAGCCTCCCGGGACGCGCCAAGGCTGGCGGCAGCACCACCGCTGCGGCCCGTCCGAAGCGGCCGACCTCGGCCCCGCGCGCACCGAACTACGCCGCGCGCGTTGCGACCCGCACCGTTGCCCGCCCGTCCGGCGCCACGGTTCTCAAGGAAGAGATCGAAGTCGATCTCGTGGCAGAGCAGGATTTCAGCATCAGCACCGACGTGGTCGTGCCGATGTCGCGCCGCCTCGAGCTGACCCAGCTCACCGAGCGCACCTGCAAGTGGCCGATCGGCGACCCGCTGAAGGAAGAGTTCCACTTCTGCGGCAATGACTCGCCGGAATCCTCGCCCTATTGCAGCTTCCATGCACGGCTTGCCTACCAGCCCTCGGCCGAGCGCCGTCGGATGCGCTGA
- the phoU gene encoding phosphate signaling complex protein PhoU, producing MMSMHIMSAYDEELKYLTRRISEMGGLAEQMVAESVRALVNSDLALAQKVISDDTILDDAERQIGEKAIVTIAKRQPVAADLREIMGSIRIASDLERVGDLGKNTAKRVIAVAGSGIPRKLARGLEHLAELALVQLKEVLDVYASRSPEKANSIRERDEEIDAIYTSLFRELLTYMMEDPRNITPCTHLLFCAKNIERIGDHATNIAETIYYMATGAQPEGERPKDDNTSTLGSVND from the coding sequence ATCATGTCCATGCATATCATGTCCGCCTATGACGAAGAATTGAAGTACCTGACGCGCCGCATCTCGGAGATGGGCGGTCTTGCCGAGCAGATGGTTGCCGAATCCGTTCGCGCCCTGGTCAATTCCGACCTGGCTTTGGCGCAGAAGGTGATCTCGGACGACACCATTCTCGACGATGCCGAGCGCCAGATCGGCGAGAAGGCGATCGTCACGATCGCCAAGCGCCAGCCGGTCGCCGCCGACCTTCGCGAGATCATGGGGTCGATCCGCATCGCCTCCGATCTGGAGCGTGTCGGCGACCTCGGCAAGAACACCGCCAAGCGCGTGATCGCGGTTGCCGGTTCCGGCATTCCGCGCAAGCTCGCACGCGGTCTCGAGCACCTTGCTGAGCTCGCTCTGGTGCAGCTCAAGGAAGTGCTCGACGTCTACGCCTCGCGCTCGCCGGAAAAGGCCAACAGCATCCGTGAGCGCGACGAGGAGATCGATGCGATCTACACCTCGCTGTTCCGCGAATTGCTGACCTACATGATGGAAGACCCGCGCAACATCACGCCCTGCACGCATCTTCTGTTCTGCGCCAAGAACATCGAGCGTATCGGCGACCACGCTACCAACATCGCCGAGACGATCTACTACATGGCGACGGGTGCCCAGCCGGAAGGCGAGCGTCCGAAGGATGACAACACGTCGACGTTGGGCTCGGTCAACGACTAG
- the pstB gene encoding phosphate ABC transporter ATP-binding protein PstB, which translates to MNIMSEAAVEKALDQKMNTVPYKMIGKDVSVYYGEKRALFDVNLNIRENTVTALIGPSGCGKSTFLRTLNRMNDTIENCRVTGKITLDEDDIYDPTIDVVELRARVGMVFQKPNPFPKSIYDNVAYGPRIHGLARTKADFDEVVETSLQKAGLWNEVKDRLHEPGTGLSGGQQQRLCIARAVAVSPEVILMDEPCSALDPIATAKVEELIHELRTNFTIVIVTHSMQQAARVSQRTAMFHLGNLVEENDTDKMFTNPDDQRTQDYIMGRFG; encoded by the coding sequence ATGAACATCATGTCAGAAGCAGCAGTCGAGAAGGCCTTGGATCAGAAAATGAACACCGTGCCCTACAAGATGATCGGCAAGGATGTGTCGGTCTACTACGGCGAGAAGCGGGCGCTTTTCGACGTCAACCTCAACATCCGGGAAAACACGGTAACGGCGCTGATCGGCCCGTCCGGTTGCGGCAAGTCGACCTTCCTGCGCACGCTGAATCGCATGAACGACACCATCGAGAACTGCCGCGTCACCGGCAAGATCACGCTCGATGAGGACGACATCTACGATCCGACCATCGACGTCGTCGAACTGCGCGCTCGCGTCGGCATGGTCTTCCAGAAGCCGAACCCGTTTCCGAAGTCGATTTACGACAACGTGGCCTACGGTCCGCGTATCCATGGACTTGCCCGCACCAAGGCGGATTTCGACGAGGTCGTCGAGACCAGTCTGCAGAAGGCCGGTCTGTGGAACGAGGTCAAGGACCGCCTGCACGAGCCGGGCACGGGGCTTTCCGGTGGCCAGCAACAGCGACTGTGCATTGCGCGCGCCGTTGCCGTTAGCCCGGAAGTGATCCTGATGGACGAGCCCTGTTCGGCACTCGACCCGATTGCGACCGCCAAGGTCGAGGAACTCATCCACGAACTGCGCACGAACTTCACGATCGTCATCGTGACCCACTCGATGCAGCAGGCCGCCCGCGTTTCGCAGCGCACCGCCATGTTCCACCTCGGCAATCTCGTCGAGGAGAACGACACCGACAAGATGTTCACCAATCCGGATGACCAGCGCACCCAGGATTACATCATGGGCCGCTTCGGCTGA
- the pstC gene encoding phosphate ABC transporter permease subunit PstC, which produces MSTSLLLLLIVVIGFIAYFAGRARSLALSGGKLSNLHSLPGYHGSYVAIWAMLPAALVLGAWLIAAPVYIDGSTRAALPDTVQSQGAAAVQLALGQVKSVAGGLLRLSGEELAALQGGTANLRSTLASKGVALAGEGEPYMVTVAQHFNAMTAANRWLMTAVVLLIAIAGGIYAIRNVATRFRARNQVERVILGSLIVASSIAILTTVGIVASMLSEAGRFFTMVSPFEFFFGTVWDPRFAAAGSGGASGQFGLIPLLAGTLYIAFVAMLFAVPIGLFAAIYMAEYASPRLRSTAKPLLEVLAGIPTIVYGFFALVTVGPFLRDISAQLNGLATGNYQNFIQAQSVVTAGIVMGIMLIPFVSSLSDDIITQVPRALRDGSLGLGATRSETVKKVILPAALPGIVGALLLTASRAVGETMIVVLAAGVAARMQINPFEPMTTVTVKIVNQLTGDLEFTSPQTLVAFALGITLFVITLGLNIYALYIVRKYREQYE; this is translated from the coding sequence ATGAGTACTTCGCTCCTTCTTTTGTTAATTGTTGTTATTGGTTTCATTGCTTATTTTGCCGGTCGCGCGCGTTCGCTTGCGCTCTCCGGCGGCAAGCTCTCCAACCTTCATTCCTTGCCGGGCTATCACGGCAGCTACGTCGCCATCTGGGCGATGCTGCCGGCGGCGCTCGTCCTCGGCGCGTGGCTGATTGCTGCTCCCGTCTATATCGACGGAAGCACGCGGGCAGCCCTGCCGGATACTGTTCAGAGCCAGGGCGCAGCGGCCGTCCAGCTCGCGCTTGGTCAGGTCAAATCCGTCGCCGGCGGCTTGCTGCGCTTGAGCGGCGAGGAACTTGCGGCGCTCCAAGGCGGCACCGCCAATCTCCGCTCGACGCTTGCATCCAAGGGTGTCGCCCTTGCCGGCGAAGGCGAGCCCTACATGGTCACCGTCGCCCAGCACTTCAACGCGATGACTGCGGCCAACCGTTGGCTCATGACGGCGGTCGTTCTGTTGATCGCGATTGCCGGCGGCATCTATGCCATTCGCAACGTCGCCACCCGCTTCCGGGCGCGCAACCAGGTTGAGCGGGTCATTCTCGGCTCGCTGATCGTTGCCTCGTCCATTGCCATCCTGACGACGGTCGGTATCGTCGCCTCGATGCTGTCGGAAGCCGGCCGTTTCTTCACCATGGTCTCGCCGTTCGAGTTCTTCTTCGGCACGGTCTGGGATCCGCGCTTCGCTGCTGCCGGCAGTGGTGGTGCCTCCGGTCAGTTCGGCTTGATCCCGCTTCTCGCCGGCACGCTCTACATCGCCTTCGTCGCCATGCTCTTTGCGGTGCCGATCGGCCTTTTCGCAGCCATTTACATGGCGGAATATGCAAGCCCGCGCCTGCGTTCGACCGCAAAGCCGCTACTTGAAGTGCTCGCCGGCATCCCGACCATCGTCTACGGTTTCTTCGCACTGGTAACCGTTGGCCCGTTCCTGCGTGACATCTCGGCGCAGCTGAACGGTCTTGCCACCGGCAACTACCAGAACTTCATCCAGGCGCAGAGCGTTGTCACCGCCGGCATCGTCATGGGCATCATGCTCATCCCGTTTGTGTCGTCGCTCTCCGACGACATCATCACCCAGGTGCCGCGTGCACTGCGTGACGGCTCGCTCGGTCTCGGCGCCACCCGCTCGGAAACGGTCAAGAAGGTTATCCTTCCAGCAGCCCTCCCGGGCATCGTCGGCGCGCTGCTTCTGACCGCCTCGCGCGCCGTCGGCGAAACCATGATCGTGGTGCTGGCAGCCGGTGTGGCGGCCCGCATGCAGATCAATCCGTTTGAACCGATGACGACGGTGACCGTGAAGATCGTCAACCAGCTCACAGGCGACCTCGAGTTCACCTCGCCGCAGACGCTGGTGGCCTTCGCGCTGGGCATCACGCTCTTCGTCATCACGCTCGGCCTCAACATTTATGCGCTCTACATCGTGCGCAAATACCGGGAACAGTACGAATGA
- the ppk2 gene encoding polyphosphate kinase 2 translates to MALAERTEKPESRAVELQIGGKSRIFDIDNPELPKWIDDEAFSSDDFPYKKKLDDDEYLETLEKLQIELVKVQLWQQKTGKRIIALFEGRDAAGKGGAIQATMGNLNPRWARIVALTKPTETERGQWYFQRYVATMPTAGEFVLYDRSWYNRAGVEPIMGFCTPEEHKQFLKQAPRFEKMIVHEGIQFFKFWINIGREMQLKRFHDRCHDPLKIWKLSPMDIAALNKWDDYTAKRDEMLKATHTDHAPWTVVRGNDKRRARLNLIRHILSTLDYDGKDKGAIGEIDDKIIGSGPGFLK, encoded by the coding sequence ATGGCGTTAGCGGAGAGGACGGAAAAGCCTGAAAGCCGCGCAGTGGAACTGCAGATCGGCGGCAAGAGCCGCATTTTCGACATCGACAATCCCGAGTTGCCGAAGTGGATCGACGACGAAGCGTTTTCGTCCGATGACTTTCCCTACAAGAAGAAGCTCGACGACGACGAATATCTCGAGACACTGGAGAAGCTTCAGATCGAGCTCGTCAAGGTTCAGCTCTGGCAGCAGAAGACCGGAAAACGCATCATCGCGCTATTCGAGGGCCGCGACGCAGCCGGCAAAGGCGGTGCGATCCAAGCGACCATGGGCAACCTGAACCCCCGCTGGGCGCGCATCGTGGCACTGACGAAGCCGACAGAGACCGAGCGCGGGCAATGGTATTTTCAGCGTTATGTCGCGACCATGCCGACGGCTGGGGAATTCGTGCTTTACGACCGCTCCTGGTACAATCGCGCCGGCGTCGAGCCAATCATGGGCTTCTGCACGCCCGAGGAGCACAAGCAGTTCCTGAAGCAGGCGCCACGCTTCGAGAAGATGATCGTGCACGAGGGCATTCAGTTCTTCAAATTCTGGATCAATATCGGCCGAGAGATGCAGCTCAAGCGCTTCCACGATCGTTGCCACGATCCGCTGAAGATCTGGAAGCTCTCGCCGATGGACATCGCCGCCCTCAACAAATGGGACGACTACACGGCCAAGCGCGACGAGATGCTGAAGGCAACGCACACGGACCATGCGCCCTGGACCGTCGTGCGTGGCAACGACAAGCGGCGCGCGCGCCTCAACCTCATCCGCCACATCCTCTCCACGCTCGATTATGACGGCAAGGACAAGGGCGCGATCGGTGAGATTGACGACAAGATCATCGGGTCCGGCCCTGGTTTCCTGAAGTAA
- the phoB gene encoding phosphate regulon transcriptional regulator PhoB, producing the protein MLPKIAVVEDEEALSVLLRYNLEAEGFDVDTILRGDEAEIRLQERLPDLLILDWMLPGVSGIELCRRLRQRPETERLPIIMLTARGEESERVRGLATGADDYVVKPFSTPELMARVKAMLRRAKPEVLSTLLRCGDIELDRETHRVHRRSREVRLGPTEFRLLEFLMSSPGRVFSRSQLLDGVWGHDIYVDERTVDVHVGRLRKALNFSTMPDVIRTVRGAGYSLES; encoded by the coding sequence ATGTTGCCAAAAATCGCCGTGGTCGAGGACGAAGAGGCGCTGAGCGTCCTGCTGCGTTACAATCTGGAAGCGGAAGGCTTCGACGTCGATACGATCCTCAGAGGTGACGAGGCGGAGATCCGGCTTCAGGAACGTCTGCCCGATCTCCTCATTCTCGACTGGATGCTGCCCGGCGTCTCCGGCATCGAGCTGTGCCGTCGGCTGCGCCAGCGCCCGGAAACGGAGCGGTTGCCGATCATCATGCTGACGGCGCGCGGCGAGGAGAGCGAGCGCGTTCGTGGTCTGGCGACCGGGGCAGACGACTATGTGGTCAAGCCGTTCTCGACGCCGGAGCTGATGGCTCGCGTCAAGGCGATGCTGCGCCGGGCGAAGCCTGAAGTGCTCTCGACGTTGCTGCGCTGCGGCGACATCGAGCTCGACCGGGAAACCCACCGCGTTCATCGCCGTAGCCGCGAAGTTCGCCTGGGGCCGACGGAGTTCCGCCTGCTGGAGTTCCTGATGTCCTCTCCGGGCCGCGTTTTTTCGCGTTCGCAGCTGCTGGACGGGGTCTGGGGTCATGACATCTATGTCGATGAGCGCACCGTCGACGTCCATGTCGGCCGCCTGCGCAAGGCGTTGAACTTCTCGACCATGCCCGACGTCATTCGCACGGTCCGCGGCGCCGGATACTCGCTCGAGAGCTGA
- a CDS encoding biotin transporter BioY, producing MSGLETAIRNALERSDRASAETRARIYQSARQALEAGLQKQGIEDVNVIAQQRHRLEGVIHAIETEERAALRARQPAPPVTPPVASVDAAVRARDPEQGRVEPQSQPQSRPQVQPQSPAADRREPGFAADASRSAGNDGGLGGLRADRDGPVVSTRAAADTAARGAEATAAAPEVRGDTDRKRRRKRSRFLSFTMVVVTLAAAAGAAAWWVQTNDLLKSAAERDTNVANPPASVASEDFDGAAGLQTLGAQQGFTGDWVEVFAPANTSAIAAGARAKAEPVDDDGGKRIQLTSSVAETEGDITIEIPATVLAQLSGKTSTMALTVQAQPGKTTEFAVECNFSSLGECGRHRFTVHDERLDMLFKITFDRSLAPNSAGRIVINSDISGEGKSLNLYAIRVLPGQ from the coding sequence GTGAGCGGACTTGAGACTGCGATCAGAAATGCACTTGAGCGCTCCGACCGCGCCAGCGCGGAAACACGGGCGCGCATCTACCAGTCGGCCCGCCAGGCACTGGAAGCCGGGCTGCAGAAGCAGGGAATTGAGGACGTCAACGTCATCGCCCAGCAGCGCCATCGGCTGGAGGGGGTAATCCATGCAATCGAAACCGAGGAGCGAGCGGCCCTGAGGGCGCGACAGCCCGCGCCTCCCGTCACCCCTCCTGTCGCTAGTGTCGACGCCGCCGTCCGCGCTCGTGACCCGGAGCAGGGGCGTGTCGAGCCGCAATCTCAACCGCAGTCCAGGCCTCAGGTCCAACCGCAGTCGCCGGCGGCAGACCGCCGCGAGCCGGGTTTCGCCGCCGATGCGTCCCGTTCCGCAGGCAATGATGGCGGGCTCGGTGGCCTTCGCGCCGATCGTGACGGCCCGGTTGTCTCGACCCGTGCGGCCGCGGATACGGCGGCACGGGGCGCAGAGGCAACTGCCGCCGCGCCCGAGGTTCGCGGGGATACGGATCGCAAGCGCCGCCGCAAGCGCAGCCGTTTCCTGTCTTTCACCATGGTCGTCGTCACCCTGGCCGCCGCGGCCGGAGCCGCTGCCTGGTGGGTGCAGACCAATGATCTCCTGAAATCCGCGGCCGAACGCGACACCAATGTCGCCAACCCGCCGGCATCGGTGGCTTCTGAAGATTTCGACGGTGCCGCCGGCCTGCAAACGCTCGGCGCCCAGCAGGGCTTCACCGGTGACTGGGTGGAAGTCTTCGCGCCCGCAAACACGTCTGCCATCGCAGCCGGCGCGCGCGCCAAGGCTGAGCCGGTGGACGACGACGGTGGCAAACGCATCCAGCTGACGTCTTCGGTCGCCGAAACGGAAGGCGACATCACCATCGAGATCCCGGCGACGGTCCTGGCGCAGCTTTCCGGAAAAACCTCGACCATGGCGCTGACGGTGCAGGCGCAGCCCGGCAAGACGACCGAGTTTGCTGTCGAGTGCAATTTCTCTTCGCTCGGCGAATGCGGCCGTCATCGCTTCACCGTCCACGACGAGCGGCTCGACATGCTGTTCAAGATCACCTTCGATCGCAGCCTCGCGCCGAACTCCGCCGGCCGGATCGTGATCAACAGCGATATCAGCGGCGAGGGCAAGAGCCTCAACCTCTACGCCATCCGCGTCCTTCCGGGCCAATAA
- the phoR gene encoding phosphate regulon sensor histidine kinase PhoR: MIHEDVEVDGSKAFWRDLVPRLKAERWLLGLTVLLAILATFAGIHFLIVLPFWIVLVAALLNRSAPASVILSPAKSVAVDGPTSDPLMPALNALDMPVLVVAADETVVFQNIAAEKAFGTIPPNTYLAARVRSPGVLDMVRETMATGKANQIEHTERLPSDAVYVVRVAPAEIGGEGRTRRIFLITFRDISQARRIDRMRSDFVANASHELRTPLASLRGFIETLQGPARNDLKAQEKFFGIMHEQATRMSRLVDDLLSLSRLELRSHIAPEDPVDLAPLLGHVRDSLLPLAKDLDVTVSLVVPDKPVIVQGDRDELTEVFENLIENACKYGQEGKKVDIILRGGEEGSQAEVIVKDYGPGIPAEHVPRITERFYRVNVEASRSKKGTGLGLAIVKHILTRHRARLLIHSEIGKGTTFTVRF, from the coding sequence GTGATTCATGAGGATGTCGAGGTGGACGGTTCGAAAGCGTTCTGGCGGGACCTGGTGCCGCGGCTGAAAGCAGAGCGCTGGCTTCTGGGCCTCACCGTGCTTTTGGCGATCCTGGCGACCTTTGCCGGTATCCACTTCCTCATCGTGCTTCCCTTCTGGATCGTTCTGGTCGCTGCGCTGCTCAACCGCAGCGCGCCGGCCTCCGTGATCTTGAGCCCGGCGAAGTCCGTGGCCGTCGACGGCCCGACCAGCGATCCGCTCATGCCGGCGCTGAATGCGCTCGATATGCCGGTGCTGGTGGTCGCTGCCGACGAGACGGTGGTTTTCCAGAACATCGCCGCGGAGAAGGCCTTCGGCACCATTCCGCCGAACACATACCTGGCCGCCCGGGTGCGCTCGCCGGGTGTTCTCGACATGGTTCGCGAGACGATGGCGACCGGCAAGGCCAACCAGATCGAGCACACCGAGCGCCTGCCGTCCGATGCCGTCTACGTCGTGCGCGTCGCACCGGCCGAGATCGGCGGGGAGGGTCGGACGCGCCGCATTTTCCTCATCACCTTTCGCGACATCTCGCAGGCGCGCCGCATCGACCGCATGCGTTCCGACTTCGTCGCCAATGCCAGCCACGAATTGCGCACGCCGCTGGCATCGCTGCGCGGCTTTATCGAGACCCTCCAGGGGCCTGCGCGCAACGACCTGAAGGCGCAGGAGAAATTCTTCGGCATCATGCACGAGCAGGCGACCCGCATGAGCCGCCTTGTTGATGACCTCCTGTCGCTCTCGCGGCTGGAATTGCGCTCGCACATCGCGCCTGAAGATCCGGTGGATCTCGCACCCTTGCTTGGTCATGTGCGCGACAGCCTTCTGCCGCTGGCGAAGGACCTCGACGTCACCGTATCTCTGGTGGTGCCGGACAAGCCCGTCATCGTGCAGGGCGATCGCGACGAGCTCACCGAGGTATTCGAGAACCTGATCGAGAACGCATGCAAGTACGGCCAGGAGGGCAAGAAGGTCGACATCATCTTGCGCGGCGGTGAAGAGGGCTCCCAGGCCGAAGTGATCGTGAAGGACTACGGACCAGGTATCCCAGCCGAGCACGTGCCGCGCATTACCGAGCGGTTTTATCGGGTCAACGTCGAGGCCAGCCGTTCGAAGAAGGGCACCGGATTGGGCCTTGCCATCGTCAAGCACATCCTCACCCGGCACCGTGCCCGGCTGCTGATCCATTCAGAGATCGGCAAAGGTACGACCTTTACGGTCCGGTTCTGA
- a CDS encoding substrate-binding domain-containing protein: MKALKFTVAALVASVAFAGAAAARDQVQVAGSSTVLPYAKIVAETFGETFPDFKTPVVESGGSSAGLKEFCKGVGPDTIDIANSSRKIKDSEVEACKAAGVTEIQEVKIGYDGIVFATDAANADLALKPVDLYKALASEVVVDGKIVANPYKKWSEVNSALPDVEIAAFIPGEKHGTREVFEEKILAAGCKEAGAVDVIKAAVADEKQQHSKCVAVRKDGLAVDIDGDYTETLARIAANKNGIGVFGLSFYENNADKLKVATVNGIVPSTETIASGEYPVSRPLFFYVKKAHLGVIPGLKEYVEFFINDQMIGPDSPLAEYGLVAAPDAEREEIRKAFEAGNML; encoded by the coding sequence ATGAAAGCTCTTAAATTCACTGTCGCGGCGCTGGTCGCGTCTGTCGCTTTTGCCGGCGCAGCCGCCGCGCGCGATCAGGTCCAGGTCGCTGGCTCCTCGACCGTTCTTCCCTACGCAAAGATCGTCGCCGAGACGTTCGGCGAGACCTTCCCCGATTTCAAGACCCCGGTCGTTGAATCTGGAGGTTCCTCTGCCGGCCTGAAGGAATTCTGCAAGGGCGTCGGCCCGGATACCATCGACATCGCCAACTCCTCGCGCAAGATCAAGGACAGCGAAGTCGAGGCCTGCAAGGCCGCTGGCGTGACCGAGATCCAGGAAGTCAAGATCGGCTATGACGGCATCGTCTTTGCGACCGACGCTGCCAATGCCGACCTCGCCCTGAAGCCTGTCGATCTCTACAAGGCCCTGGCTTCCGAAGTCGTCGTCGACGGCAAGATCGTTGCCAACCCCTACAAGAAGTGGTCGGAAGTCAACTCCGCGCTTCCGGACGTAGAAATCGCCGCCTTCATTCCGGGCGAAAAGCACGGCACCCGCGAAGTCTTCGAAGAGAAGATCCTGGCGGCAGGCTGCAAGGAAGCTGGCGCCGTTGACGTCATCAAGGCTGCCGTTGCCGATGAAAAGCAGCAGCACAGCAAGTGCGTCGCAGTTCGCAAGGACGGTCTGGCTGTCGACATCGACGGCGACTACACCGAAACGCTCGCCCGTATCGCTGCCAACAAGAACGGCATCGGCGTCTTCGGCCTGTCCTTCTACGAAAACAACGCCGACAAGCTGAAGGTCGCGACCGTCAACGGCATCGTGCCGTCGACCGAAACGATCGCTTCCGGCGAGTACCCGGTTTCCCGCCCGCTTTTCTTCTACGTCAAGAAGGCACATCTCGGCGTTATCCCGGGCCTCAAGGAATATGTTGAATTCTTCATCAACGACCAGATGATCGGCCCGGACAGCCCGCTCGCCGAATACGGCCTGGTTGCTGCCCCGGACGCCGAGCGCGAAGAAATCCGCAAGGCCTTCGAAGCCGGCAACATGCTCTGA